In a genomic window of Nocardia fluminea:
- a CDS encoding amino acid permease, producing the protein MATTLESPAAPPELGRDSADLAAFGYTPVLHRKLGRYASFAAGFSFVSILTTIFQFFGFGYSFGGAAFFWTWPLVFAGQFLVALNFAELAARYPISGCIYQWSRRLAGGLIGWFAGWMMVIAQVVTAAAAAIALQVVLPTIWSGFQLIGTATALTSRDGAMNAVLLGSVLLVVTTTINVIGIDLMSKINSIGVTVEIVGVLAIIALFFANTERGPDVVFQTDQASPGPYWAAFLVSGLMAAYVMVGFDSAGELSEETKNPRKVAPRTILLALAVSALGGGLMLLGALMAAPSLSDGELSTGGLAYVITSKLNSPAGSVLLGCVAVAVIVCTLAIQTAGSRLMFSMARDGKLPFAKALSTVHPRFGTPVWPAVAIGALGIGLLVLNLGNPAIFATLASVCIVSLYLAYLLVTVPLLLRRIKGLPAPDDKTLFHLGRWGIPINALAVVWGIAMVINLAWPRPEVYTPAGGSWWQLWAAPLSVAVILTAGAIVYRSAVATKTPTPLPETAPATL; encoded by the coding sequence ATGGCCACGACACTCGAATCCCCCGCCGCCCCACCTGAACTCGGCCGCGACAGCGCCGATCTGGCCGCCTTCGGCTACACGCCGGTGCTGCACCGCAAACTGGGGCGTTACGCGTCCTTCGCGGCAGGTTTCTCGTTCGTCTCCATCCTCACCACGATCTTCCAGTTCTTCGGCTTCGGCTATTCGTTCGGCGGTGCCGCCTTCTTCTGGACGTGGCCGCTGGTGTTCGCGGGCCAGTTCCTGGTCGCGCTGAACTTCGCCGAACTCGCCGCCCGCTACCCGATCTCGGGCTGTATCTACCAGTGGTCGCGAAGGCTGGCCGGTGGGCTGATCGGCTGGTTCGCCGGCTGGATGATGGTGATCGCGCAGGTCGTGACCGCCGCCGCGGCCGCCATCGCGCTCCAGGTGGTACTGCCCACGATCTGGAGCGGATTCCAGCTCATCGGCACCGCCACCGCGCTCACCTCCCGCGACGGCGCGATGAACGCGGTGCTGCTCGGCAGCGTCTTGCTCGTCGTCACCACCACCATCAACGTGATCGGCATCGACCTGATGTCGAAGATCAATTCGATCGGCGTCACCGTCGAGATCGTCGGCGTGCTGGCGATCATCGCGCTGTTCTTCGCCAACACCGAGCGCGGCCCCGACGTGGTGTTCCAGACCGACCAGGCCTCCCCCGGCCCGTACTGGGCGGCGTTCCTCGTCTCGGGCCTGATGGCCGCGTACGTGATGGTCGGATTCGATTCCGCCGGTGAGCTTTCCGAGGAAACGAAGAACCCGCGCAAGGTCGCTCCCCGCACCATCCTGCTCGCGCTGGCGGTATCGGCGCTGGGCGGTGGCCTCATGCTGCTCGGCGCGCTGATGGCGGCCCCAAGCCTGTCCGACGGCGAATTGTCTACCGGCGGACTGGCTTACGTGATCACCTCGAAGCTGAACAGCCCCGCGGGCTCGGTGCTGCTCGGTTGTGTCGCGGTCGCGGTGATCGTCTGCACCCTCGCCATCCAGACCGCGGGCTCACGCCTGATGTTCTCGATGGCCCGCGACGGCAAACTCCCGTTCGCGAAGGCCCTCTCCACCGTGCACCCCCGCTTCGGCACCCCCGTCTGGCCCGCCGTCGCGATCGGCGCCCTCGGCATCGGCCTGCTGGTCCTGAACCTCGGCAACCCCGCCATCTTCGCCACCCTCGCCAGCGTCTGCATCGTCAGCCTGTACCTGGCCTACCTGCTCGTCACCGTCCCCCTGCTCCTGCGCCGTATCAAGGGCCTGCCCGCCCCCGACGACAAAACCCTGTTCCACCTCGGCCGCTGGGGCATCCCGATCAACGCCCTCGCCGTCGTCTGGGGCATCGCCATGGTCATCAACCTGGCCTGGCCCCGCCCCGAGGTCTACACCCCCGCGGGCGGCAGCTGGTGGCAACTCTGGGCAGCCCCCCTCTCCGTAGCGGTAATCCTCACCGCCGGCGCCATCGTCTACCGCTCAGCAGTAGCAACCAAGACCCCCACCCCCCTCCCCGAAACCGCCCCCGCCACACTCTGA
- a CDS encoding ATP-grasp domain-containing protein: MRLLRENPDGVAVTIYASNVDPGAAALSVCDVSAVEPRYASSEEYARFALDFCRMHRIDVLIPPRRLDALAGRVADFAAVGTSVMCSPSSAVTALTSKVRTYEIAGAAGIPVPPWREVSDADEFYAAVDELSLTGETLCVKPSGEYSAFGFRILDDRPLTMANLRVAPRPVVSVEAIAGAMRRAAQDGEAVLPLLVMPFLEGPEISIDCLSAPGGELLMGIPRAKQGRFRMLLDDPTVVDIARRLVRHFELAYLTNVQLRYRGGEPVLLEVNPRPSAGLFQTSFADVNLPWAAVRLLLQGDSGLRKPPRLGACLAVAEAVMEIAPQLDGHLPGAVRRSADLVPG; the protein is encoded by the coding sequence ATGCGGTTGCTGCGGGAGAATCCCGACGGGGTGGCAGTCACTATTTATGCCAGCAATGTGGATCCGGGTGCGGCCGCTCTCTCGGTGTGTGATGTGTCGGCGGTCGAACCTCGGTACGCGAGCAGCGAGGAGTACGCGCGGTTCGCGCTCGACTTCTGTCGGATGCACCGCATCGACGTGCTCATCCCGCCGCGCCGCCTCGACGCGCTCGCGGGGCGGGTGGCGGACTTCGCGGCGGTCGGTACCAGTGTGATGTGTTCGCCGTCGTCGGCGGTGACGGCGCTGACCAGCAAGGTGCGCACCTACGAGATCGCCGGTGCGGCAGGCATTCCCGTGCCGCCGTGGCGTGAGGTGAGTGACGCCGACGAGTTCTACGCGGCCGTCGACGAGTTGTCGCTCACCGGTGAGACACTGTGCGTCAAGCCGAGCGGTGAGTACTCGGCATTCGGGTTCCGCATCCTGGACGACCGCCCGCTGACCATGGCGAACCTACGGGTGGCACCCCGGCCGGTGGTCTCGGTCGAGGCGATCGCGGGGGCGATGCGACGGGCGGCACAGGACGGGGAAGCCGTGCTGCCGCTACTCGTGATGCCGTTTCTCGAAGGGCCCGAAATCAGCATCGACTGTCTCTCGGCTCCGGGAGGCGAACTGCTGATGGGAATTCCGCGGGCCAAGCAGGGGCGATTCCGTATGCTGCTCGACGATCCGACCGTGGTCGACATCGCACGTCGTCTCGTACGGCACTTCGAACTGGCCTATCTGACGAATGTTCAATTGCGTTATCGCGGTGGCGAACCAGTGCTTCTCGAGGTGAATCCACGCCCCTCGGCGGGCCTGTTCCAAACGTCCTTCGCCGACGTGAATCTGCCGTGGGCCGCGGTTCGGCTACTGCTGCAAGGTGATTCGGGATTGCGGAAGCCGCCGCGACTGGGCGCCTGTCTCGCCGTGGCCGAAGCGGTCATGGAAATCGCGCCGCAGTTGGATGGTCACCTGCCCGGTGCGGTGCGCAGGAGTGCGGACCTGGTACCCGGTTGA
- a CDS encoding 5-oxoprolinase/urea amidolyase family protein encodes MNLTDTRIDRAADLAPTDTITQSAGCPPESRATIDSPDSATDPISDTPAAPSPTPRRIDVVRPGMQTTVQDWPGRIGYWHIGVPPSGPMDDLSFRLGNRVLGNPEGAAGLECTLGGPALRFSEPTWVCVTGAVADVRVDGVPVEQWRTVEVPAGGVLDVGAIRGPGMRTYILVAGGIEVTEFLGSASTFTLGKFGGGSGAPLRADEALTLGAPSTRLAPAVPMADQPAFAHRWELAVTEGPHGAPEFFTRDDFDTIIGTDYEVHFNSDRTGVRLIGPKPEWARTDGGEAGLHPSNIHDNAYTVGALDFTGDTPILLGPDGPSLGGFVCPVTVVAADRWKLGQLTPGDKVRFVPIRSEHAAPAAELGVRRRACFGTVLSAGRDGDDGILRRTEVDDETGVTYRRQGDDGVLVEYGTLTLDLGLRARVHALHQHLLAIGRRGVIELTPGIRSLQIRVDPAVLPIPRLLDLLAEAEAQLPNSDQLVVPSRTVHLPLSWDDPSTREAITRYMHGVRADAPWCPWNIEFIRRMNGLPAVEDVYKTVFDAEYLVLGLGDVYLGAPVATPTDPRHRLVTTKYNPARTWTPENAVGIGGAYLCIYGMEGPGGYQFVGRTTQVWNHRARPTGTAGPGVDRFPTDSETPWLLRYFDRIRWHPVEAEELLDLRADFAAGKVDITTENGDFRLADYRKFLAENADSISEFRALQADAFAEERQSWRTAGELTD; translated from the coding sequence ATGAACCTCACCGACACCCGCATCGATCGGGCTGCCGACCTCGCCCCCACCGACACGATCACGCAGTCGGCGGGATGCCCGCCCGAGTCGCGCGCCACCATCGACTCCCCCGACAGTGCGACCGATCCGATTTCGGACACTCCTGCCGCACCGTCGCCCACTCCGCGACGCATAGATGTCGTCCGCCCCGGAATGCAGACCACCGTGCAGGACTGGCCGGGCCGGATCGGCTACTGGCACATCGGGGTTCCACCGTCCGGCCCGATGGACGACCTGTCGTTCCGCTTGGGCAACCGCGTGCTCGGCAACCCCGAAGGCGCGGCCGGGCTGGAGTGCACGCTGGGCGGTCCCGCGCTGCGGTTCTCCGAACCCACGTGGGTGTGTGTGACCGGCGCGGTCGCCGATGTCCGGGTGGACGGCGTCCCGGTCGAGCAGTGGCGGACCGTCGAGGTCCCGGCGGGCGGCGTGCTCGATGTCGGCGCGATTCGCGGGCCCGGAATGCGCACCTACATCCTGGTCGCCGGCGGCATCGAGGTCACCGAATTCCTCGGCAGCGCATCGACATTCACGCTCGGCAAGTTCGGCGGTGGGAGCGGAGCCCCCTTGCGCGCCGACGAAGCGCTCACCCTGGGCGCACCGTCGACCCGCCTCGCTCCCGCCGTTCCGATGGCCGACCAGCCCGCGTTCGCGCACCGCTGGGAACTCGCCGTCACCGAGGGCCCCCACGGTGCGCCGGAGTTCTTCACCCGCGACGACTTCGACACGATCATCGGAACCGACTACGAAGTCCACTTCAACTCCGATCGCACGGGCGTCCGGCTCATCGGCCCGAAGCCCGAGTGGGCCCGCACCGACGGTGGCGAAGCGGGCCTGCATCCGTCGAATATCCACGACAACGCCTATACCGTCGGCGCACTCGACTTCACGGGCGATACCCCGATCCTGCTCGGCCCGGACGGCCCCAGCCTCGGCGGCTTCGTCTGCCCGGTCACCGTGGTCGCCGCCGACCGCTGGAAACTCGGCCAGCTCACTCCCGGCGACAAGGTGCGCTTCGTTCCCATTCGTTCCGAACACGCGGCGCCCGCAGCGGAACTCGGCGTACGCAGGCGCGCCTGCTTCGGCACGGTCCTGTCGGCAGGTCGCGACGGTGACGACGGCATCCTGCGCCGAACCGAGGTCGACGACGAGACCGGCGTGACCTACCGCCGCCAAGGCGACGACGGCGTCCTCGTCGAATATGGCACGCTCACACTGGATCTCGGCCTTCGCGCCCGCGTCCACGCCCTGCACCAGCATCTCCTCGCGATCGGCCGCCGCGGCGTCATCGAGCTCACCCCGGGGATCCGCTCACTCCAGATCAGGGTCGACCCCGCCGTCCTGCCGATCCCCCGCTTGCTCGATCTGCTCGCCGAAGCCGAAGCGCAGCTGCCGAATTCCGATCAGCTGGTGGTTCCGAGCCGCACGGTCCACCTCCCGCTGTCCTGGGACGACCCGTCCACCAGGGAGGCGATCACCCGCTACATGCACGGCGTCCGCGCCGACGCCCCCTGGTGCCCGTGGAACATCGAGTTCATTCGCCGCATGAACGGGCTGCCCGCTGTCGAGGACGTCTACAAGACCGTCTTCGACGCCGAATACCTGGTCCTGGGCTTGGGCGACGTCTACCTCGGCGCTCCCGTGGCCACTCCCACCGACCCCCGCCACCGCCTCGTCACCACCAAATACAATCCGGCGCGCACCTGGACCCCGGAGAACGCGGTCGGCATCGGCGGCGCCTACCTCTGCATCTACGGCATGGAGGGTCCCGGCGGCTACCAGTTCGTCGGGCGCACCACCCAGGTCTGGAACCACCGCGCCCGACCCACCGGCACCGCGGGACCCGGCGTCGACCGCTTTCCCACGGACTCCGAAACACCTTGGTTGCTGCGCTATTTCGACCGGATTCGCTGGCACCCTGTGGAAGCCGAGGAACTCCTGGATCTGCGCGCAGATTTCGCGGCCGGCAAGGTGGACATCACCACCGAGAACGGTGACTTCCGCCTCGCCGACTACCGGAAATTCCTGGCGGAGAACGCCGACTCCATCTCCGAGTTCCGTGCCCTCCAAGCCGACGCTTTCGCTGAGGAACGCCAATCCTGGCGCACCGCAGGAGAACTCACCGACTGA
- a CDS encoding NAD(P)-dependent alcohol dehydrogenase: protein MTDVDTASMTAWVAPRYGGGEVLRAETVPRPTPGDREVLVRVRAASLCSGDLHLLNGTPYLLRLGFGLRRPKRPMIGQNSAGEVVAVGGSVARFRVGDRVFGEVPSGGFAEYVGADERSFAAVPAALSMEDAAAIPDSGMTALQGLRDIGKVGPGQRVLINGASGGVGSFAVQIAKVLGAHVTAVCGTRHIDMVREIGADAVIDYTADDFTRSHVPYDVIFDLAGNRKLREIRRVLAVDGVFISSAAAPGNNWFGPIRWLGHVALTDLFARQTLKALLMRPAAADLEYLAGLAVDGKVRPVIERRFPLSDTALAIAAFEQGHASGKTVLIA, encoded by the coding sequence ATGACCGATGTGGATACCGCTTCGATGACCGCCTGGGTCGCGCCCCGATACGGCGGGGGCGAGGTGCTGCGCGCGGAGACCGTGCCCCGGCCGACCCCGGGAGACCGGGAGGTGCTGGTCCGGGTGCGGGCAGCGTCACTGTGCAGCGGAGATCTGCATCTGCTCAACGGAACGCCGTATCTGCTGCGGCTCGGGTTCGGGTTGCGCAGGCCCAAGCGTCCGATGATCGGGCAGAACTCGGCGGGTGAGGTTGTCGCGGTGGGCGGCTCGGTCGCGCGATTCCGGGTCGGAGACAGAGTTTTCGGTGAGGTCCCGAGTGGTGGATTCGCCGAGTACGTAGGTGCGGACGAGCGATCGTTCGCCGCTGTTCCCGCCGCGTTGAGCATGGAGGACGCCGCTGCGATACCGGATTCGGGAATGACGGCCCTGCAGGGGTTGCGCGATATCGGCAAGGTCGGACCGGGGCAGCGGGTGCTGATCAACGGCGCGTCCGGTGGGGTCGGCAGCTTCGCGGTACAGATAGCGAAAGTGCTCGGCGCGCACGTGACGGCGGTGTGCGGCACGCGTCATATCGACATGGTGCGCGAGATCGGCGCCGACGCTGTCATCGACTACACCGCAGACGATTTCACCCGATCCCACGTTCCTTACGACGTGATCTTCGACCTGGCAGGCAACCGCAAGCTCCGCGAGATCCGTCGCGTGCTCGCCGTGGACGGCGTGTTCATCTCCTCCGCCGCCGCACCGGGCAACAACTGGTTCGGTCCGATCCGCTGGTTGGGTCACGTCGCTCTCACCGATCTTTTCGCGCGACAGACCCTGAAGGCGCTGCTCATGCGACCCGCTGCCGCCGACTTGGAATACCTGGCCGGGCTGGCTGTCGACGGGAAGGTGCGACCGGTGATCGAGCGGCGATTCCCCTTGTCCGACACGGCCCTTGCCATTGCCGCGTTCGAGCAGGGGCATGCGTCGGGCAAGACCGTTCTCATCGCGTGA
- a CDS encoding DUF1989 domain-containing protein, with translation MTNTHSPAGARAHARAQAEAATPTTPDTPPGLDPTTILVAQRIPPGGYANIVLGRGTRIRLADPSGTTCAHLFLLRAESPWERLNVADTVKVPWQAYLSAGHPLLSDQGRVLATVLTDTSGHHDTLCGPTTDGRHQLHLAAAKEGLEPRDVGPSIALFRGARVAPNGAIESTGNGDAGATIDLLVHLPLTLLVANAPHPLDDRPTGDLDLLAWPAPADRAGNDDPEYRRAVENTEAAWTAALNREVPA, from the coding sequence ATGACGAACACCCACTCCCCCGCCGGTGCCAGAGCCCACGCCCGAGCCCAAGCCGAAGCAGCAACCCCCACCACCCCCGACACACCCCCCGGCCTGGACCCCACAACCATCCTTGTCGCCCAACGCATCCCGCCAGGCGGCTACGCGAACATCGTCCTCGGCCGCGGCACCAGAATCCGCCTGGCCGACCCCTCCGGTACCACCTGCGCCCACTTGTTCCTTCTGCGAGCCGAATCCCCGTGGGAACGGCTGAATGTCGCCGACACCGTGAAGGTCCCCTGGCAGGCGTACCTGAGCGCGGGCCATCCACTGCTCTCCGACCAGGGCAGAGTCCTGGCAACCGTGCTCACCGACACCTCCGGCCACCACGACACCCTGTGCGGGCCCACCACCGACGGCCGCCACCAGCTCCATCTCGCCGCCGCCAAAGAGGGCCTCGAACCCCGCGACGTCGGCCCCTCCATCGCGCTGTTCCGCGGCGCTCGCGTAGCACCGAACGGCGCGATCGAGTCGACCGGCAACGGCGACGCGGGCGCCACCATCGACCTGCTCGTCCACCTGCCCCTGACTCTCCTGGTCGCCAACGCCCCCCACCCCCTCGACGACCGCCCCACCGGCGACCTCGACCTGCTCGCCTGGCCCGCCCCCGCCGACCGCGCCGGCAACGACGACCCCGAATACCGCCGGGCCGTGGAGAACACCGAAGCCGCTTGGACGGCCGCACTGAACAGGGAGGTTCCGGCATGA
- a CDS encoding alpha/beta fold hydrolase — protein MPYFTTSDNTEIYFSDWGTGQPVVFSHGWPLSSDAWALERKTFADAGYRVIAHDRRGHGRSSQPWQGNDMDTYARDLAELIESLDLRDVIVVGHSTGGGEVVRYAAQHGGDRVAKVVTIGAVPPIMVATEAYPDGLPMEVFDNIRAGVLSDRSNFYQELAPSFFGFNREGAAVSKGAQDDFWRQGMLAGIQAAYECVAAFSATDFTEDLQALQVPIFIAHGDDDQIVPIANAALKSIELVKNGTLKVYPGAPHGVFGAYQQELIQDILAFIRS, from the coding sequence ATGCCCTACTTCACCACCTCCGACAACACCGAGATCTACTTCTCCGATTGGGGCACCGGGCAACCTGTCGTCTTCAGCCACGGCTGGCCGCTGAGCTCCGACGCCTGGGCGCTGGAGCGCAAGACCTTCGCCGACGCGGGCTACCGCGTCATCGCCCACGACCGCCGTGGTCACGGCCGCTCCTCGCAGCCGTGGCAGGGCAACGACATGGACACCTACGCGCGCGATCTCGCCGAACTGATCGAATCGCTCGATCTGCGCGATGTCATCGTCGTGGGGCACTCGACCGGAGGTGGCGAGGTCGTGCGCTACGCCGCCCAGCACGGCGGAGACCGGGTCGCCAAGGTCGTCACCATCGGCGCGGTACCGCCGATCATGGTCGCCACCGAGGCCTACCCCGACGGCCTGCCGATGGAGGTGTTCGACAACATCCGCGCAGGCGTGCTCAGCGACCGCTCGAACTTCTATCAGGAGCTCGCCCCGTCGTTCTTCGGCTTCAACCGTGAGGGTGCCGCCGTCTCCAAGGGCGCGCAGGACGACTTCTGGCGCCAGGGCATGCTCGCCGGTATCCAGGCCGCCTACGAGTGTGTCGCCGCGTTCTCCGCGACCGATTTCACCGAGGATCTGCAGGCTCTGCAGGTGCCGATCTTCATCGCGCACGGCGACGACGACCAGATCGTGCCGATCGCGAACGCGGCGCTGAAGTCGATCGAGCTCGTGAAGAACGGAACGCTGAAGGTGTACCCGGGTGCGCCGCACGGCGTCTTCGGCGCCTATCAGCAGGAGCTCATCCAGGACATCCTGGCCTTCATCCGCAGCTGA
- a CDS encoding TetR/AcrR family transcriptional regulator C-terminal domain-containing protein, which yields MPPRTPLTRERVLRAAIELADQQGLAALSMRNLAKAVGVEAMSLYNHVANKDDLFDGIIDLVVAEIYVPRAGGDWRTELRHRAISAHEVLLNHRWATGLLGSRVNVGPAMLRYVDATLGCLITAGFTYEQADRAWNALDSHIYGFTVQAINFPLEPAEYASAAARFLPLIPTETHPHMHALAALVSTGAHSGAADFTFGLDLLLDGFAGLLSR from the coding sequence ATGCCGCCGCGCACCCCACTCACCAGGGAACGCGTCCTGCGCGCCGCCATCGAACTCGCCGACCAGCAGGGCTTGGCGGCCCTGTCGATGCGCAACCTCGCCAAGGCGGTCGGCGTGGAAGCCATGTCGCTGTACAACCACGTCGCCAACAAGGACGACCTCTTCGACGGCATCATCGACCTGGTGGTCGCGGAGATCTACGTCCCGCGGGCGGGCGGTGACTGGCGAACAGAACTACGGCACCGCGCTATCTCGGCCCACGAGGTCCTGCTGAACCACCGCTGGGCCACCGGCTTGCTCGGCTCCCGCGTGAATGTCGGCCCCGCCATGCTCCGCTACGTCGACGCCACCCTCGGCTGCCTGATCACCGCGGGCTTCACCTACGAGCAGGCCGATCGGGCCTGGAATGCCCTGGACAGCCACATCTACGGCTTCACCGTCCAGGCCATCAACTTCCCCCTCGAACCCGCCGAATACGCCTCGGCCGCAGCCCGCTTTCTCCCGCTCATCCCCACCGAAACCCATCCCCACATGCACGCGCTGGCCGCTCTCGTCAGCACCGGAGCACATTCCGGCGCGGCTGATTTCACCTTCGGCCTCGATCTACTTCTCGACGGGTTCGCCGGACTGCTGTCCCGCTGA
- a CDS encoding Uma2 family endonuclease codes for MVSVVMPVPHSAEWTAADLDQLPDDGLRYEVLNGQLVVNAAPKPKHQWLIKRLTQVLDACVPADQLVLDGVGVLIGDDEPIPDLMVVTGSIDWNGRGVPVGQVALAVEVVSKSTTLQDRLVKPVLYAQAGIPTYWRFEINPFKGCLAGEELPVLFAYALGTDGEYEQTHRASAGDPVTLRSPYEVTFDPGALLPR; via the coding sequence GTGGTTTCCGTGGTAATGCCGGTGCCGCATTCGGCCGAATGGACCGCTGCCGATCTGGATCAGCTACCCGACGACGGACTGCGTTACGAGGTGTTGAATGGCCAGCTCGTCGTAAATGCCGCGCCGAAGCCGAAGCATCAGTGGTTGATCAAACGCCTGACCCAGGTCCTGGATGCGTGCGTTCCCGCCGACCAGTTGGTCCTGGACGGTGTCGGCGTACTCATCGGGGACGACGAGCCGATCCCCGACCTGATGGTGGTCACCGGATCGATCGATTGGAACGGGCGCGGGGTACCGGTCGGGCAGGTGGCGCTTGCCGTGGAGGTCGTGTCGAAATCGACGACGTTGCAGGACCGCCTGGTGAAGCCGGTTCTGTACGCGCAAGCCGGGATTCCGACGTATTGGCGATTCGAGATCAACCCGTTCAAAGGCTGTCTCGCCGGCGAAGAGTTGCCGGTCCTGTTCGCCTACGCCCTCGGCACGGATGGTGAGTACGAACAGACACACCGTGCGTCGGCGGGTGATCCGGTGACGCTACGTTCGCCGTACGAGGTCACCTTCGACCCGGGCGCGCTGCTCCCTCGCTAG
- a CDS encoding urea amidolyase associated protein UAAP2: MTATRTAVLDETVPARAPWSAIVRAGDQLDVIDLHGNQAVDCLLYSAADRTDRYSAQATIAAQRNIFLTTGSVLRTEGGTPLMTVVADEVGNHDTIAGACSQESNTLRYGHHTRHQHACVENFLTAALEWGLGKRDLVSNINWFMNVPVEPDGTLGIVDGLSAPGKKLTLRAEIDTLVLVSNCPQINNPCNGFDPTPVRMVVTR; the protein is encoded by the coding sequence ATGACCGCCACCCGTACCGCCGTCCTCGACGAAACCGTTCCGGCCAGGGCGCCGTGGTCGGCCATCGTCCGCGCGGGCGACCAGCTCGACGTCATCGATCTGCACGGCAACCAGGCCGTCGACTGCCTGCTCTACTCCGCCGCCGACCGCACCGACCGCTACAGCGCGCAGGCCACCATCGCCGCCCAGCGCAATATCTTCCTCACCACCGGCAGTGTGCTGCGCACCGAAGGCGGCACCCCGCTGATGACGGTCGTCGCCGACGAGGTCGGCAACCACGACACCATCGCGGGCGCCTGCTCGCAGGAGTCCAACACCCTGCGCTACGGCCATCACACCCGCCACCAGCATGCCTGTGTGGAGAACTTCCTCACCGCCGCGCTCGAGTGGGGCCTGGGTAAACGCGACCTGGTTTCCAACATCAACTGGTTCATGAACGTCCCCGTCGAACCGGACGGCACGCTCGGCATCGTCGACGGACTGTCCGCCCCCGGCAAGAAGCTCACCCTCCGTGCCGAGATCGACACCCTGGTGCTGGTGTCCAACTGCCCCCAGATCAACAACCCGTGCAACGGTTTCGACCCCACTCCCGTCCGCATGGTGGTCACTCGATGA
- a CDS encoding TetR/AcrR family transcriptional regulator, whose product MANLGPGRPRLEQRRRQGTTPRAEILDAAAELFTTKGYANTSTRAVADAVGIRQASLYHHFAAKDDILDALLAETVAGPVELAQRMMTEPEAPATQLYALALFDVRQLRTARWNLGALYLLPELRTERFVAFRRRRDELRGHYERLTSASTAAAGACGDARILPFRLVETVIAIRYDEGAAGVDTERVIPDAVLRIVGYPGDMAAVRAEAAALLARLGEIAPA is encoded by the coding sequence GTGGCGAATCTCGGTCCCGGGCGTCCCCGGCTGGAACAGCGGCGCAGGCAGGGAACTACGCCGCGCGCGGAGATCCTCGACGCGGCGGCGGAGCTCTTCACCACCAAGGGATATGCCAACACCTCGACGCGAGCGGTCGCCGACGCGGTCGGCATCCGGCAGGCATCGCTGTATCACCACTTCGCCGCCAAGGACGACATCCTCGACGCGCTACTGGCCGAAACAGTGGCGGGGCCGGTCGAATTGGCACAGCGGATGATGACCGAACCGGAAGCCCCGGCGACGCAGTTGTACGCGCTGGCCCTATTCGACGTGCGCCAATTGCGGACGGCGCGATGGAATCTGGGCGCGCTGTACCTGCTGCCGGAGTTGCGCACGGAGCGTTTCGTCGCCTTCCGGCGACGACGTGACGAACTGCGCGGGCACTACGAGCGTCTCACCAGCGCCTCGACCGCCGCTGCCGGTGCCTGCGGCGATGCGCGGATTCTGCCGTTTCGGCTGGTGGAGACGGTGATCGCGATCAGGTACGACGAAGGAGCCGCGGGGGTGGACACCGAGCGGGTGATCCCCGACGCCGTGCTGCGCATCGTCGGCTACCCGGGCGACATGGCCGCGGTGCGGGCCGAGGCCGCGGCACTACTCGCGCGGCTGGGCGAGATCGCTCCCGCCTGA